A window of Mucilaginibacter paludis DSM 18603 contains these coding sequences:
- a CDS encoding peptidase, which yields MTYCLGIKVKEGLVALADTRITSGTDVTTKKKLFTVQKDHTSMFIMTSGLRSVRDKAIVYFNELLESGVDDYNKLYKAVNAFGEQVKRVAEEDKPALEKAGFRFNLNTIIGGQLKDDEDHKLFLLYPEGNWVELGEGAPYVIIGNAAQGKAILNRILDNESSLELALKAGFLSFDSTRISAADVDFPIDVALYQSGSYNLVEHHYDKKDLEKVSAQWDDELKNALQNIPNQWMDTAFNKLGKSDKKQKKA from the coding sequence ATGACCTATTGCTTAGGCATTAAAGTGAAAGAAGGACTGGTTGCTCTTGCCGACACCCGAATTACTTCAGGAACAGATGTAACCACCAAAAAGAAACTGTTTACTGTTCAAAAAGACCATACATCCATGTTTATCATGACCAGCGGCCTCCGTTCTGTGCGTGATAAGGCGATTGTTTATTTTAATGAATTGCTTGAAAGCGGGGTAGACGACTACAACAAACTATACAAGGCCGTTAACGCCTTTGGCGAACAGGTAAAGCGCGTAGCAGAAGAAGACAAGCCTGCATTAGAAAAAGCCGGATTTAGGTTTAACCTCAATACCATTATCGGCGGGCAATTAAAGGATGATGAAGACCATAAACTGTTTTTGCTTTACCCCGAAGGTAACTGGGTAGAACTTGGCGAGGGCGCACCCTATGTTATTATAGGCAATGCCGCGCAGGGTAAGGCAATTTTAAACCGGATATTGGATAACGAATCGAGCCTGGAGCTTGCGCTTAAAGCCGGGTTTCTCTCTTTCGATTCAACAAGGATAAGCGCTGCCGATGTTGATTTCCCTATTGATGTGGCTTTGTACCAGAGTGGAAGTTACAATTTGGTGGAACACCATTATGATAAAAAGGACCTTGAAAAAGTATCGGCTCAGTGGGATGATGAGTTAAAAAATGCATTACAAAACATTCCAAACCAATGGATGGATACTGCGTTTAATAAACTCGGCAAATCAGATAAAAAACAAAAAAAAGCATGA
- a CDS encoding transglutaminase-like domain-containing protein — protein sequence MKFRVSGNLGYEVITPSTLILNIHALRSAAQSVLEESLIIEPYFKIEELTTLYSENRYVRLEITQPVNVNINYSALVDTSYKTTNRNLLSEVPIVQMDASVLPYLSPSRYCQSDKLYCFANNKFGKIDNAFEKVLSLTKWIYENVEYLSGSTNSQTSAYDTVTEQAGVCRDFAHLGIALCRALSIPARYFTGYSYQLNPPDFHACFEAFLGSEWVIFDATKLAPLNGLVKIATGRDAADTAIATIFGHVNCTFISASCELAEDKFKPFNYTDSKSSGLTYL from the coding sequence ATGAAGTTCAGAGTTTCAGGAAATTTAGGTTACGAAGTTATAACACCATCAACACTCATTTTAAACATTCATGCTTTACGCTCTGCGGCTCAATCGGTATTAGAAGAATCTTTAATTATCGAACCTTATTTCAAGATAGAAGAGTTAACTACACTTTACAGCGAGAACCGCTACGTTCGCCTTGAAATCACCCAACCGGTAAATGTAAATATCAACTATAGCGCGCTGGTAGATACATCTTATAAAACAACCAATCGCAACCTGCTTAGCGAGGTACCTATCGTCCAGATGGATGCCTCGGTATTGCCTTATTTATCGCCCAGCAGGTACTGCCAGTCGGATAAGCTTTACTGCTTTGCCAACAATAAGTTCGGTAAAATAGATAACGCCTTTGAAAAGGTATTGAGCCTTACCAAATGGATTTATGAGAATGTGGAATATTTAAGCGGCTCAACTAACTCGCAAACTTCGGCTTATGATACCGTAACGGAGCAAGCCGGTGTTTGCCGTGATTTTGCTCACCTTGGGATAGCCTTATGCCGTGCTCTTTCTATCCCGGCAAGATACTTTACGGGGTATTCGTATCAATTAAATCCGCCGGATTTCCACGCTTGTTTTGAGGCCTTTTTAGGCAGCGAATGGGTGATATTTGATGCCACCAAATTAGCTCCGCTAAATGGCTTGGTTAAAATAGCCACAGGACGGGATGCAGCTGATACCGCCATTGCCACTATTTTTGGGCATGTTAACTGCACATTCATCTCCGCATCGTGCGAACTGGCCGAAGATAAGTTTAAGCCATTTAACTACACGGACAGTAAATCATCGGGTTTAACTTATTTGTAA
- a CDS encoding OmpA family protein: MMKARKNYSVPVIAMLLAFCLPACKSKKEIAKPQPPLVEVVKKVPEEKKPEPQVEAPKEVAPVVEKPDYNFSNLQFEFDSAILKTSSYPMLDKVARAMKLDASVKFVLNGYSSAEGTPEHNLLLSEERANSVKTYLLNAGVDASQLTAKGYGDSNPITPNTTEEGRVLNRRVEIKKQ, encoded by the coding sequence ATGATGAAGGCCCGTAAAAATTATTCCGTTCCTGTTATAGCCATGCTGCTTGCATTTTGTTTGCCGGCATGTAAATCAAAAAAGGAGATTGCCAAACCACAACCTCCACTGGTTGAAGTGGTAAAGAAGGTTCCCGAAGAAAAAAAGCCTGAACCACAGGTTGAAGCACCAAAAGAAGTTGCTCCCGTAGTTGAAAAGCCAGATTATAATTTTTCAAATCTGCAATTTGAATTTGATTCTGCTATCTTAAAAACCTCATCTTACCCAATGCTGGATAAAGTTGCCCGGGCGATGAAGTTGGATGCATCCGTTAAATTTGTTTTGAATGGTTATTCATCTGCCGAAGGTACGCCTGAACATAATTTGCTGCTTTCAGAAGAAAGAGCTAATTCGGTAAAAACATATTTGCTAAATGCCGGGGTAGATGCTTCGCAACTCACTGCAAAGGGTTACGGTGATAGCAACCCTATTACACCCAATACTACAGAAGAAGGTAGAGTATTAAACCGTCGCGTAGAGATCAAAAAGCAATAA